Genomic segment of Catharus ustulatus isolate bCatUst1 chromosome 3, bCatUst1.pri.v2, whole genome shotgun sequence:
CATATATTCCACAAAACTGCATTATCAGCTCAAACTGTAAGATTATTCTGTAactttattaatatatttattaagCAAAGTGTTCAGTAAATCATTACAAATACCAGAATaggaacagaaaataatcttaagaagacatttttataaaatgtacATTTCCAGACTTCTGACAGGTTAGCATGACACtcaaaaggggaaaggaaatagCTCGGCACTCATGCGAACTtatctttgttatttttgcGAGATCTAACTTTGAAAACATCAGCTGTGCCAGATCTTTCCTTTTCTATAACCTGTGCATCTGTCCACACCAACTGAATTACAGACCACCAAGTTGTGTCATATACCACATCAAACAAGTCAGCTTAACAGTTCAGACCATGATTTCAAATACCAACTATGTATTCTTTCCTCAGAACACCAGAATTTCCCCAGAAGTTTTAACCTACTTTCCAAAGTCATTTTAAGATTATCAAGACATTTATAAATAAACTGAAGACAAGGTATTTAACACACTTGTTTCTACAGTGATTATTTTGAAAGCCATAATTTTGTTTAGCTAGTAAATGCGCTTTGAACTCCACAATCTATACTGGATTTAGTGAAatctgtgggggtttttttaactactGTTTCCCTTAAGAAGTTTCACACTTTTAATAAATGCCACATTGTACCCAAAGGGTATCCATGGTACAAGCATTCCTCCATCATTACGGAATAAGGTACATCAAAAGTCTTAAGTGACAAGTGACACACGCTTCAAAATTATGCATGAAgtgtataaaaatatacattctaagatttttttaaagaaacagaaagatagTCAGGAGACAGATGTCAACAAAACTACACAGTTTCACAAGTGCTAAAGCTGACTCACAGTGTAAGTCAAGTTagtcagaaaacactgaaaaatgtattttaaaattccaatgGTCTGTTTTCTAgcctctgcttttctttaaaataacctgcaaagaagaaaaaaagtatatttatcAATACAATTCAGGCAGCAGACAGAGATTCAAAATGCTAGGCTACTAAAGACCAAAGGTTCACCTAGCCAATCTGTTTCCAGGAGCTGTGTTGCCAAGGGTATTACACTAgggaaaatatcagaaataaagcaaaaggctAGAGAAAGATTTCAaatttaagggtttttttaaagcaagaacATTCATAAGCAAgaattctgtaaaataaaaggcttattttgaaaattaatgctAAGAAACGGCAATAGTGCTCTCGATCCATCAGTAGATTCCTTGAACTTCCTACCCTGTTGGGTctagacaaaaataaaaaataaggttTGCAATAATACAGCTATTATGcttgatttttgtttgcaaTACCTAATTTCTTTCTATAGCAAGAGCACACAGACCTTTGGAAGGACATTTTTTGGTTTGGAGCTTAAATTGAAAAATGAACTTCAAAGGCCAAGTAGGACTATTTAAgtgttaaaattattaaaatacaggcagtttttcctttcttctcaccttaaaaaaataaatggaggaCAAAAATGTTCAAAAAGTGTTAAGATTGCAGTTAAAAAGAAACCATAAATGTGTAAGACTCCAACTGCAACATTCACTTGGCTGCTCTACATATCCTGTATATGTTTCTGTCACTATAGTGATAGAAAAGTATCAAACTAAACCtttcagcagaaggaaaaaaaattgttaagaTAAACAGAAGCCACAGGACAAAAATATCAGGTAACATTAAGTTTTGTCCTCCCAATTTGCTCAGCAGGAGAAGGTGGTTAAAGAGGTAAAATAAAGAAACTGAATTCCTTCATGACGCCAAGGTAAAGCAGACATACCGTAGGGAGTGAAATGAGCTACAGATTACAAATGGATTTCAGTCATATATTGACACTAATTCTTTCTAGGGAGACAAAGCTGCATAACTCCATGCCTTTTCCCTTGTTTTGCATGGACACTAAAATCATCATGCTCTGCAATGCAGCAAACTCCTTCTTCACAGATAttccagcaattttttttaagctgaacTACCCATATAACAATCTACAGTCTAATTCTCCCTTACTTCTTTCCTTGCCAAATACATTGCACAAAGTATTTGTTTATTCAAGAAGTATCCACATAATGCTGCCAGAATCCACGATGAACTTATTTCAGACTAAGCAGGTAAGAACTGAAGATGTAAGAAAGGTATTTGAACCTCTCCGAACTTTTCTCACTTGTTCCATAAAGCTTCACTTAGATCACTGAAGTTAAGACAGCATGTTTCCTTGATGTAGTATCAACTGAAATAAGCATCCTCCAGCTTTGGACTGCCTTTCAGGTCGTGAAGGTTTGCTGGTAGAACATTTTGTACACTTACCTATATATTgaaattttaactttaaaaaggGAATAATCAAGAAAAATTGGGTTATATTTAATAGGGCAAGGAGAAAATTTGTTGTCTGGTAACAGTAAATTATGCCAATGACGGACAAAGAATATGACGTGTCTGTAGGTTTTGGATTAGAAATCAAATATCCACTTTAACACAGAAAGCTTTTGTATATGCTGTCATAATACATTatacaaaaattgaaaatattaaaagtgtGATAATACCTTTGCTGCAGATATGGCGTGCACTGATTTAATTACTCTACTTTTGTCCTCAAAAGCATTTGTCCTAGCTTCTTCTGCTAGCCGATGCAGAAACAGTATGAAATTCAAATGAACCTttaaaatagagaagaaaaaaaaattattcaagcTGTTTAAAcacagtttgattttttttaaaagatttattgTCCGCAACAGAAAATTTGTGTATTACACTGCTTCCATATTCCTGTCCTGGAAGGTGTTcgcagaaaaaaaatattatcattcGGTTCAAGTCTCAGTAAATTTCCAAGACATTCCCTTCAAGGGAAACTCTTGTAAATGGAGTTTAAATTTATTCTACTTAAATCATAAAGTGCTTTAGAAATGATCATGTAAACCACAACTGATCTAAGAGGAATCAATCTGATTTTTATTAGCAGTTTTTAGTAATAAAATGTAAACAGATATCAGAGAACAAGGAGTCTTTTTGCTTACTAGTAAATATAGTCAGTTTTCAGTGACTACAACGGCCAGATTGTTATGAACAGCAAATTCATTCCTGCCTTATCGCCAAATAGACTACAGACAAGTTCAAGGACTTCTGCCCCTTTCCAGTGTAAAGTGACATTGATATTAATTTCTCCAGAACTTGGAATTCTCCAGTGTCAGGAGGTTCCATCTATTTTTTCCCAGCTCATCACTTAGCTTTTTTACATTGAAAGAACTGGTCGGGCAGTATTCTGCTCCTTATGGAATGCTGTTCTCCTGAtacagaagcaggaaaaaactgCAGCAGGCAAGCAAGGAACTGCTCCAACTTGGACTAAAACTACCAGCCAATAGCACATTTGTGTAGTAACTAATCAGGGACCTATAATACAAAGCTCTAGCATTATATAAGCATTATGTGAGGTATTTTAATAATCCAACCTGAAAAATCAGCAATTGCACATTTTGTAAATTAAACTTTCAAGTAACATTACCTCTGCTACGTAAAATCAAGAGTTTggaaaaatattactgaaatatatgaaaattttatttgtatgaATAAAGTGACGTATTTATTCTGCCATACCTTATCTTTAAAGCCTGGAAAAACATAACACGGAAAGTTACAAATTAAGAGTTTACAAGAAATACTTTAGCAGTGGGTTTGCAGCACAAAGAATCTGTTACACACTCCTGTCACAAGAACTCTGTTCATGTAACAAGCAGTTTagatgtttctttaaaatatccTGAACTAAAGGAAGACAGAGTGCAATAGATAAATTTCCATATTTGACATCATTTGGAAGCATCTACTACACAAAAAGTAGAtgttttttcagatttatttcataaaatataaaagccaTTTTAGAACCAGTCTTTATTCACACAGAAATTATCTCCAGCAGAATCAAGCAGTGGCACTAAAATAATATTCAACATTAGGACTCTCATTGTTAAACTTATCAACATGAAGATTAGATTTCTGGAAACAACCTGGAGGAGAAGTGAGAGGTGAAATAAAAGCTTCCATACTTGCATGTCCCTCTTCTGAGATACCTAAAGGTGAAAGTGTTAAAATTAaagttgcttttaaaaactgcatcttCTCTCAGAATcactgtgcctttttttttcctattttcaaaTTGAATTGCTGCACGTGGAGAAGCTTCCCCTGTACTCCAGTAGAATTAAACAGTCACATAACTAAAATCACAACATTCCACAACAGAGCACCCAGGTTAATAAATATTCCAGGTTATTCAAGGCAATTGAGAAAGGCTAGTGAAAGGCAGAATGACTGAATACCATGACTAGGACAGCTACTGGCAAGTAACTAAGCAATACCATATTTGTTTAAGGACATTGCTTTACTACATATTAAATTATTGTCCTTCtgcatgaaattttaaaagagttttGAACTAACAAGTCATGAAAATCACCTTACAAAACAGAATGTTTactttccagaaaagaaaggcCAGAAAATTTTAAGAACGTATATAAAAAATTCACAGCACTGTTTACACAGCAGCTTCAACACACCTGTTCAACAGAACTgaggaacagcagggaaaaccACAGCAATTTAGTTTTACTGCCGTATCTTCAATACAATTCTTTAGACTGATATTTTGCCTTCAATATACACTTATTAATTATTCTGTGGtgataacaaattaaaaaaaggctATTTAGTGCAATACTTTAAGCCTTTCCTGCATTGGAAACATACATGTGCCCTTCTAGAAGCAGCTGAGATCCTGCTTTTCTTCTATAATTGCAAGCTAGAACAAAGCttgcatattttcttctctgaccATTGGGGGAATAGCTGAACTTCAGTACTAAAATCATTACctcttattttcaaaaagagCCTTGAAAAAACCTAATACACTATTTGCATCTCTCTACCCGAAGATATTATCGtactccttaaaaaaaaaaaaaaaccaaaaaaaaaacccaaaaaacagtTTCCTGAGAAATGCTGATGAAATTTGATAGCTACACTGTGTGAAGAGATACAAGTTAACACTTAGGAAGCAGGTTCTGACAAAGTTTCAGATTTTGAGAAGAAACTTCatgaaaagtaaagaaatatcATTCACGCATTTAACAAAATTATCTGAATTCTTATTCCTTTCAAACTTGTTAGTTACAATCATGTAAGAAGACATTGGTTTATCTAGTAAAAATAATCAGTGAaagtcagggaaaaaagaaagcaatctGATTTTCTCCTAAGGCAGGCAGACTACTTTACTGGGATGGGCACATACTGCAGTAGATTCAGACATAAAGCACGGACCATTCTGGAAGATAGCCCAGAAACTGAACTAACACTTTTCTCATACTTCCCTTGAGAAGACATAAGCTCTCAGCTCAAAATGTATATGGCTCCATCTTGTTAAGACAGCTACTATATAAATTTCCGACATATGCAATTTAATCACTCTTACAGAGAATAACACAGGCACTAGAAAGCATACTCTCAAAGTTTGTTACTTGTCTTACTACACAATAAACTCAccaacccttttttttttttttcctaaaagagGCATAATTTCAGCTGTGTTGATTACTCAGTCATGGAAATAAAGAGCTAAAGAGCTGTTAGACAAGTGCCTAGCTGAAGAATACAATGGACAACCACCACATCTAGACATTCTGGTTtacaggtaaaataaaaatgccaatCCTTATACCATAAAAGGCTGTGTGATTTGACATCACCAGAAGATAATCTAAGTTTCCATGacattattaaaatttattctgaTGTCATCCTTTGTGTTGCAATGAACATTTGCACAGCCATATTTTAAGCTGGATCTGACTGCTGTTGtttaaaaatttcagtgaattcAATTCACTGACTTTGCAGCTCAGAGGACTTTAATGCCAGGGCCAGGAAGAGATGGGAACCAAAGGCCAAGCTTTGAGGGATGTCTCACTTACCCCTTTTCAGACAGCCACACTACTTTGAAGCCAAATTTTCATTACCCTGGAAACAGACCAACTGTTAccaaggattaaaaaaaaaaaaagctgattgTGTGCATTTGATTAGTTGACTACTGCATTCCACTGAGTAAGTTTTGAGTATGTCTGAGTATCAGTAGCAAAGGGACAGGTCCttattccacaaaaaaaatccaaagacaGCAAAAACATCATATCTTTATTAGCTCCACTccattagaaaaatatttaatgtttacATTCAAATCTAAATGCTCTCATGTAATTGCCATATTCATTCATTTTAATCTCATATgacttattttaattttatatgttTACATTTAGCTTCATAAATCCAGATACCAACCTTCAAGATGCTGCAAGACACAACTTCTATATAGATACGAAAAGTGAAGTCAGGGACCATATACGGCATGTGTTAATGCTTTAATGGTCTGACAGCCACATGCATTTGTAAACAACAGGACATCGCAGTCCTGCAAATTAAGTCCACAATGATATTTCAAAGAGtgtcttttctgtgctttttcaaTACAGCAACTCTACCACAAGCTCTCTTGAGGTCAGGTATCCTTGCTGTAGTCAAATAATTTCCCGGTGAGACAAACCCTACCTGTGCCACAAATCCCTTAGAGCGGGTCAGAAGCAATTCAGCTTTGTTGGCCTATTTTTGCAAACTTGGCTCTTTTATCCCCACCTTTTTGGCAGGCATTTTTACACCATGATCAGGACCCCAGCACCTTACTGGATTACTAACAAGACTTGTCATCCCATAGTTAAGGCAGAGACTACTTAGATGGCCTTCTAAAAAGATATGAGCACT
This window contains:
- the CENPW gene encoding centromere protein W, giving the protein MKATVPRITLRKIIKKRKPQLRLAANADLLVHLNFILFLHRLAEEARTNAFEDKSRVIKSVHAISAAKVILKKSRG